Proteins from a genomic interval of Yoonia sp. GPGPB17:
- the dddP gene encoding dimethylsulfonioproprionate lyase DddP: MNTHYRDTRKIDPTRGATLGDGTPNDQDRVEIGPTQLAFSEWAAAGLQLPNLPAMRAWRHKRLTDAVNARDYGGILMFDPLNIRYATDSTNMQLWNSHNPFRACIVCADGYMVMWDYKNGMFLSKFNPLVNEQRTGADLFYFDRGDKLEPAADNFANEVRDLIVEHGGGNMALGVDKPMLHGLRALEAVGFTVHPGEELTEKARSIKGPDEILAMRCASYACEAACYAMEDAARAGVPRGNMSEDDIWAVLHAENIKRGGEWIETRLLTSGPRTNPWFQECGGRIVQNNEIVAFDTDLVGAYGICVDISRTWWIGDQKPRPDMIEAMQIGVEHIRYNMDMLKPGVNIEDLSRNTHVLPDKYQKLKYGCLMHGVGLCDEWPLVAYPDKMVPGAFDYELQPGMTLCVEALISPGGGDFSIKLEDQVLITEDGYENLTNYPHDPALMGH, encoded by the coding sequence ATGAATACCCACTACCGCGATACCCGCAAAATCGACCCGACCCGCGGCGCAACGCTGGGCGATGGCACCCCCAACGATCAGGACCGGGTCGAGATTGGCCCCACCCAACTGGCCTTCAGCGAATGGGCCGCCGCAGGACTGCAACTGCCCAATCTGCCCGCGATGCGCGCCTGGCGTCACAAGCGATTGACCGATGCGGTGAACGCGCGAGACTACGGCGGTATCTTGATGTTCGACCCGCTCAACATCCGCTACGCGACCGACAGCACCAATATGCAGCTTTGGAACAGCCATAACCCGTTCCGCGCCTGCATCGTTTGCGCGGACGGTTACATGGTGATGTGGGACTATAAGAACGGGATGTTCCTGAGCAAATTCAATCCACTCGTGAACGAACAGCGCACTGGCGCGGACCTGTTCTACTTCGACCGTGGTGACAAACTCGAACCTGCGGCAGACAATTTCGCCAATGAAGTCCGCGATCTTATCGTGGAGCACGGCGGCGGCAACATGGCACTTGGCGTCGACAAACCCATGCTGCACGGCCTCCGCGCGCTAGAGGCGGTCGGTTTCACCGTCCACCCCGGCGAGGAGCTAACCGAGAAGGCGCGCAGCATCAAAGGCCCTGACGAAATCCTCGCCATGCGCTGCGCCAGCTACGCCTGCGAAGCCGCCTGCTATGCAATGGAAGACGCCGCGCGTGCCGGTGTGCCCCGAGGCAATATGTCAGAAGATGACATCTGGGCGGTCCTACATGCCGAAAACATCAAACGCGGTGGCGAATGGATCGAAACGCGGCTGTTAACCTCTGGCCCCCGCACGAACCCGTGGTTTCAGGAATGCGGCGGGCGGATCGTGCAAAACAACGAAATCGTGGCCTTTGATACGGACCTAGTGGGTGCCTACGGCATCTGCGTTGACATCAGCCGCACATGGTGGATCGGCGACCAAAAACCGCGTCCCGATATGATTGAGGCGATGCAAATCGGCGTCGAACACATCCGGTACAACATGGATATGCTGAAACCCGGCGTGAACATCGAGGACCTCAGCCGGAACACCCATGTGCTGCCCGACAAGTACCAGAAACTTAAATACGGCTGCCTGATGCATGGCGTAGGTCTGTGCGATGAATGGCCTCTGGTGGCCTACCCCGACAAGATGGTCCCAGGTGCCTTCGACTATGAATTGCAGCCCGGTATGACTCTATGTGTCGAGGCCCTGATCAGCCCCGGGGGCGGCGACTTTTCCATCAAACTGGAAGATCAGGTACTGATCACCGAAGACGGCTATGAGAACCTGACGAATTACCCGCACGACCCGGCCTTGATGGGGCACTAA
- a CDS encoding endonuclease/exonuclease/phosphatase family protein, producing MRFLVLMTQAGAFCLILAVLLGFAGALHPAFDSLSLLRLPLAILCLLVLVFPMRVRLRLMLAGTALLGAATTVPMFFAAPAAGELRIYSKNMWYGNPEGDALAADIRASEADVVALQEVSLRNGAMLAGLQDVYPYQHMCTFNGWNGIAVLSRTPMRQQTCTERRAVAAAMIEHRDGQVWVASMHLSWPFPYANATSAQAATEVLSEMEGPVVIAGDFNIFPWANSVRSLQKIADLQVAQPVRSTLDLRGVPLMLDHVHAPGGGRVQYRALLGSDHLGVLADVSLTR from the coding sequence ATGAGATTCTTGGTTCTAATGACGCAGGCAGGGGCATTCTGCCTGATCCTGGCTGTACTTTTGGGCTTTGCGGGTGCTTTGCATCCTGCATTTGACAGCCTATCTTTACTGCGACTTCCGCTTGCCATTTTGTGTCTTTTAGTGCTGGTCTTTCCAATGCGCGTGCGCCTGCGTTTGATGCTTGCTGGGACTGCTTTGCTGGGGGCAGCGACGACGGTGCCGATGTTCTTTGCCGCGCCAGCCGCGGGAGAGTTGCGGATTTACTCCAAGAACATGTGGTACGGAAACCCCGAGGGCGACGCACTTGCCGCTGACATTCGCGCGAGCGAAGCAGATGTTGTGGCCTTGCAAGAAGTCTCGCTCCGGAATGGTGCGATGCTGGCCGGGTTGCAAGACGTTTACCCGTACCAACATATGTGCACCTTCAATGGGTGGAACGGTATCGCCGTCCTTTCCCGGACGCCGATGCGCCAGCAGACGTGTACGGAGCGGCGGGCGGTCGCAGCGGCAATGATCGAGCATCGTGATGGGCAGGTTTGGGTGGCCTCTATGCATCTGAGTTGGCCTTTCCCTTATGCGAACGCCACCTCGGCGCAAGCCGCGACCGAGGTGCTGTCTGAAATGGAAGGACCGGTGGTGATAGCGGGAGACTTCAACATCTTTCCCTGGGCAAATAGCGTTAGATCATTGCAAAAGATTGCAGACCTGCAAGTAGCACAGCCAGTGCGCTCAACACTGGACTTGCGTGGCGTGCCCCTGATGCTCGATCATGTCCATGCACCGGGCGGCGGCAGAGTACAGTATCGCGCTCTGCTGGGCTCCGATCACCTGGGTGTGCTGGCAGATGTCTCTTTGACCCGTTAG
- a CDS encoding bifunctional alpha/beta hydrolase/OsmC family protein: MPTEKLTFTGHASNTLAARLDLPNGPHLATALFAHCFTCSKDITSARRIAARLSSMGIAVLRFDFTGLGHSEGEFENTSFTSNVDDLIAACEALDARGMSPSLIIGHSLGGAAVLKAAPTMESIKAVVTIGAPYDPEHVTHNFSDSIPEIVDQGVAEVSLGGRPFRIGKNFVEDVSKANLKSSIAKLGAALLVLHAPRDATVGVENASDIFLAAKHPKSFVTLDDADHLITRPADAEYAADVIAAWSKRYLKLEEPKPLTTVPEGIMRVTEADANGFLQDIQSGPHHMLADEPAKFGGTNKGLTPYGLVSAGLGACTSMTIRMYARRKGWPLTGVNVDITHAKEHAADAADPGAKVDHFDRAIRLEGNLDDEQRARLLEIADKCPVHRTLERASTVSTHLA; encoded by the coding sequence ATGCCAACCGAAAAGCTCACTTTCACCGGGCATGCAAGCAACACGCTTGCCGCGCGCCTTGATCTGCCCAATGGCCCACATCTGGCGACAGCCCTCTTTGCGCATTGCTTCACATGCTCAAAAGACATCACATCGGCCCGCCGCATCGCCGCGCGCCTGTCGTCGATGGGGATCGCCGTCTTGCGGTTTGATTTCACCGGGCTGGGCCATTCAGAGGGTGAGTTCGAAAACACCAGCTTCACCTCCAACGTCGATGATCTGATCGCAGCTTGCGAAGCGCTGGACGCCCGAGGCATGTCGCCTTCGCTGATCATCGGGCATTCGCTGGGCGGTGCAGCAGTACTGAAAGCGGCCCCAACGATGGAAAGCATCAAAGCTGTCGTGACCATCGGCGCACCCTACGACCCCGAGCATGTAACCCATAACTTTTCGGACTCGATTCCAGAGATTGTTGACCAGGGTGTCGCCGAGGTCTCACTCGGCGGCCGCCCTTTCCGCATCGGAAAAAACTTCGTCGAAGACGTCAGCAAAGCCAATCTGAAATCCTCCATCGCGAAACTGGGCGCGGCCCTTCTGGTGCTGCACGCCCCCCGCGATGCAACGGTGGGCGTCGAGAATGCCTCTGACATCTTCCTTGCAGCCAAACATCCCAAAAGCTTTGTGACTCTGGACGATGCCGACCACCTGATCACACGGCCCGCTGACGCTGAATATGCGGCAGACGTGATCGCGGCATGGTCCAAGCGCTATCTCAAACTGGAAGAGCCCAAACCGCTGACGACCGTCCCAGAGGGGATCATGCGGGTCACCGAAGCCGATGCGAACGGCTTTCTGCAAGACATCCAATCCGGCCCCCACCACATGCTGGCTGATGAGCCCGCTAAGTTCGGCGGCACCAACAAAGGGCTCACCCCCTATGGGCTGGTGTCAGCGGGTCTGGGGGCATGTACTTCAATGACCATCCGCATGTACGCGCGGCGCAAGGGCTGGCCTTTGACTGGCGTCAACGTCGACATCACCCATGCTAAAGAGCATGCAGCCGATGCGGCGGACCCCGGCGCTAAAGTCGATCACTTTGATCGCGCGATCAGGCTTGAAGGCAATCTTGATGATGAACAACGCGCGCGACTTCTTGAGATCGCAGACAAATGCCCCGTGCATCGCACACTGGAACGGGCCTCAACGGTCTCGACACATCTGGCATGA
- a CDS encoding biotin transporter BioY, with translation MALALNDKVLTEAFGPSEGTALRVKQAVMVVLGILALAILAKVKVPVPGSPVELSMGTFAVLTIGAAYGPRLGLTTIIGYMIIGMLGFDIFQNSTAELNGLTYMMGSTGGYLVGYVLATLALGIAARAGWDRSVLLMVVALLVANALIYVPGVAWLTVLYEGKGLAWAIEVGLTPFVIGDALKLGLAALLIPGLWKLFGNARS, from the coding sequence ATGGCCCTCGCACTCAATGACAAAGTTCTGACAGAGGCCTTTGGTCCATCTGAAGGCACGGCACTGCGCGTCAAACAGGCTGTGATGGTGGTTCTTGGTATCTTGGCGCTGGCAATACTGGCCAAGGTCAAAGTACCCGTGCCCGGTAGCCCGGTCGAGCTGAGCATGGGCACATTTGCCGTTTTGACAATCGGTGCTGCATATGGCCCGCGTTTGGGCCTGACCACAATCATCGGCTACATGATTATTGGTATGCTTGGGTTTGATATCTTCCAAAACTCCACGGCGGAACTCAACGGGCTGACCTACATGATGGGCAGCACCGGTGGCTATCTGGTCGGTTATGTGCTGGCTACTTTGGCACTTGGTATTGCAGCCCGTGCTGGCTGGGATCGTTCGGTGTTGTTGATGGTCGTCGCGCTGCTGGTAGCGAACGCGCTGATCTATGTGCCTGGTGTTGCTTGGCTGACGGTGCTTTATGAAGGCAAAGGTCTGGCTTGGGCCATTGAAGTTGGCCTGACACCTTTTGTGATTGGTGATGCGCTTAAACTTGGTCTTGCAGCGCTGCTGATACCTGGCTTGTGGAAGCTGTTTGGTAACGCGCGGTCGTAA
- a CDS encoding DUF6314 family protein, whose translation MTRTPEDFVGRWSLQRTIRDQLNGQHGALAGNATFTQVDATRLTYDETGTLTLENGVHLEATRQYLWTFSPDLVTVTFSDGGLFHQFVPSDHAIGTDHPCGGDFYKVRYDFTTWPRWTAVWTVTGPRKNYVSTSIYAPMPSPP comes from the coding sequence CGTTGGCAGATGGTCTTTACAACGCACCATCCGTGACCAGTTGAACGGGCAGCATGGGGCGCTAGCGGGCAACGCGACCTTTACTCAGGTCGATGCGACCCGCCTGACATACGATGAGACCGGCACCTTGACGCTAGAGAATGGTGTGCATTTGGAAGCCACCCGGCAATATCTTTGGACGTTTTCACCTGATCTGGTGACAGTGACTTTTTCTGATGGCGGCTTGTTCCATCAATTCGTACCATCTGATCACGCCATAGGCACAGATCATCCTTGTGGTGGTGATTTTTACAAGGTGCGCTATGACTTTACCACCTGGCCGCGATGGACTGCCGTTTGGACCGTGACCGGGCCGCGCAAGAACTATGTCTCGACCTCGATCTACGCGCCAATGCCGTCACCGCCGTGA